In one Lycium barbarum isolate Lr01 chromosome 7, ASM1917538v2, whole genome shotgun sequence genomic region, the following are encoded:
- the LOC132602255 gene encoding uncharacterized protein LOC132602255 gives MKGVMRFGKKGKLSPRYIGPYLIIRKIGKVAYELDLPADLGAVHPVFHVSMLRKCIGDPSRIFPSDEIQVTEELSYEEQPIVILDRQVRKLRNKDVASVKVLWRNNNREEMTWEAEEQMKEKYPHLFPVPSGTDAQLGDPPV, from the coding sequence atgaaaggtgttatgcgatttggcaagaaaggaaagctcagtccgagatatattgggccttatctgattattcgcaaaataggcaaggtggcctacgaattggatttgccagctgacttgggagcggttcacccggtattccatgtttccatgcttcgtaagtgtattggtgacccttccagaatttttcctTCAGATGAGatacaggtcacagaggagctatcttacgaggagcagcctatagtcatattggatcgtcaggtgagaaagttgcggaataaagatgtggcttcggttaaagtgctgtggcggaataataaccgcgaagaaatgacctgggaggctgaggagcagatgaaggaAAAGTATCCTCACTTATTCCCAGTACCTTCAG